In Coraliomargarita parva, a genomic segment contains:
- a CDS encoding ExbD/TolR family protein, with protein sequence MKNALLSITAILTLSAFSVSGETEEATDATEILRQEIKDQEIALQEQKKKLAAMEQKNTLEVSITSEGLSTEGEKITLENLEKVLKKLPEDSKVLIRAESTVPMEKVISVMDTCKKAGVKNISMATIKA encoded by the coding sequence ATGAAAAACGCACTACTAAGCATCACCGCAATACTCACACTGTCAGCATTCTCTGTTTCAGGTGAGACGGAGGAAGCCACGGACGCCACTGAGATTCTCCGCCAAGAGATAAAAGATCAGGAGATCGCCCTGCAGGAACAAAAAAAGAAGCTAGCTGCTATGGAGCAAAAGAATACGCTTGAAGTTTCGATTACTTCTGAAGGGCTCAGCACTGAGGGAGAAAAGATCACATTAGAAAACTTAGAAAAAGTTCTAAAAAAGTTACCCGAAGATTCGAAGGTTCTGATTCGAGCTGAAAGCACTGTCCCAATGGAAAAGGTAATTTCGGTTATGGATACCTGCAAGAAAGCAGGAGTAAAAAATATCAGCATGGCGACAATCAAGGCATAA